A region from the Candidatus Electrothrix scaldis genome encodes:
- a CDS encoding amidohydrolase family protein: MTDRLIIHRAPWLLPISHPPIADGGLAVRAGRILDIGDCKQVTRSYPGAEIIDHPETVLMPGLINAHTHLELSHLAYLSQEPAPASFPGWIGHMLAKRMKVNADKDTILDAARAALTQQQAQGVVAIADISNTGFTQELVQEFQGQLLCLKEYLGLRAANVPDLLAALNQETAQTCTAHAPYSTHLDLLQALRQKARAAQQVFSIHVAESLAEHDLISQGTGAMRDFLEERGFWDGSFQPTGSNSKGAVSYLHQHGLLDRQTLCVHCIHVTEQEMDLLAETGAKVCLCPGSNRYLGVGTAPVENYLRKGLLPALGTDSLTSNPELSIWREMRLLAEEHPTVDPANILRMATLGGAEALGLDKQLGSLEAGKEARILAVRTTDSLQGRHQLHAYLVHTPQAAAQLL; the protein is encoded by the coding sequence GTGACAGACCGACTCATCATCCATCGCGCGCCCTGGTTGCTCCCCATAAGCCACCCGCCCATTGCCGATGGTGGTCTTGCGGTGCGGGCAGGCCGAATCCTTGACATCGGCGATTGCAAGCAGGTAACCCGAAGTTATCCAGGCGCAGAGATCATTGATCATCCCGAGACCGTGCTCATGCCCGGCCTGATTAACGCCCACACCCACCTGGAGCTCTCCCATCTTGCTTATCTTTCTCAGGAACCTGCCCCTGCCAGCTTTCCCGGCTGGATCGGCCATATGCTGGCGAAACGAATGAAAGTAAATGCGGATAAGGACACCATCCTGGATGCAGCCCGTGCCGCCCTTACCCAGCAGCAGGCCCAAGGCGTGGTCGCCATCGCAGATATCTCTAACACCGGCTTCACCCAGGAGTTGGTTCAGGAATTTCAAGGTCAGCTCCTCTGCCTCAAGGAATATCTCGGCCTTCGGGCAGCAAACGTCCCTGATCTGCTCGCTGCCTTGAACCAAGAAACAGCCCAGACCTGCACCGCCCATGCCCCCTATTCCACCCATCTTGACCTCTTGCAGGCACTAAGGCAAAAGGCCAGAGCAGCACAGCAGGTTTTTTCTATCCATGTTGCGGAATCCCTTGCTGAGCACGACCTAATCAGCCAAGGTACAGGAGCAATGCGAGACTTCCTGGAAGAGCGTGGCTTCTGGGACGGGAGTTTCCAGCCCACTGGCTCGAACAGCAAGGGTGCTGTCTCCTATCTCCATCAGCATGGTCTGCTTGACAGGCAGACACTCTGTGTGCATTGTATCCATGTGACAGAGCAGGAGATGGATCTGCTCGCGGAAACCGGGGCCAAGGTCTGCCTCTGCCCAGGCAGTAATCGCTATCTCGGCGTAGGCACAGCCCCGGTGGAGAACTACTTACGCAAAGGCCTCCTGCCCGCCTTGGGCACGGATAGCCTGACCAGTAATCCCGAGCTCTCTATCTGGCGGGAGATGCGCCTGCTGGCAGAAGAACACCCCACTGTTGATCCGGCGAATATCCTGCGCATGGCAACATTAGGCGGGGCCGAAGCCCTGGGGCTGGATAAACAGCTGGGTTCCCTGGAAGCGGGAAAGGAGGCCAGGATATTGGCAGTCCGAACAACGGACTCTCTCCAGGGCAGACACCAACTCCATGCCTATCTGGTTCATACTCCTCAGGCAGCAGCTCAGCTCCTATAA
- the mqnC gene encoding cyclic dehypoxanthinyl futalosine synthase, which yields MQQIADKVTAGERISGEEFLLLADKADLYQLGFMANAVRKRLHPEPVVTYVIDRNINYTDICISACTFCAFYKAPEAPEGKVLSKEELLQKIHETQELGGTQILLQGGLHPDLPLEFYEDMLRFMKATGIHIHGFSPPEVCHFAEISGLSVQAVLERLMAAGLDSIPGGGAEILSDRVRQQLAPRKCSADEWIAVMETAHNVGMRTTATMMFGHIETWEERLEHLQRLRDLQDRTGGFTAFIPWPFQPDNTALAEAIQKEQGMTKASAFAYLRTLALSRIFLDNFANVQASWVTQGPKIAQLSLFFGANDFGSTMIEENVVAAAGVHFRLSEQEIRHLVTDAGFTPQQRLMDYTPVGQKTKQ from the coding sequence ATGCAGCAGATAGCAGATAAAGTCACAGCCGGGGAGCGTATCTCCGGCGAAGAGTTTCTTCTCCTTGCCGACAAAGCCGACCTCTACCAACTGGGGTTCATGGCCAATGCCGTGCGCAAAAGGCTCCACCCGGAACCCGTGGTCACCTATGTCATTGACCGCAATATCAACTACACTGATATCTGCATCTCAGCCTGTACATTCTGCGCGTTTTATAAAGCCCCAGAAGCCCCCGAGGGCAAGGTACTGAGCAAAGAGGAGCTATTACAAAAGATCCACGAGACCCAGGAACTGGGCGGCACCCAGATTCTCCTTCAGGGTGGACTTCACCCGGATCTACCCCTGGAGTTCTACGAAGATATGCTCCGTTTCATGAAGGCAACCGGCATTCATATCCACGGGTTCTCCCCGCCAGAGGTCTGCCATTTTGCGGAGATCTCAGGCCTGTCCGTGCAGGCGGTGCTGGAGCGACTCATGGCAGCTGGCCTGGATTCCATTCCCGGTGGTGGAGCCGAGATCCTCTCCGACCGGGTCCGGCAGCAGTTGGCCCCGCGCAAATGCTCAGCTGACGAGTGGATTGCCGTCATGGAGACAGCCCATAATGTAGGAATGCGCACCACGGCCACTATGATGTTCGGTCATATCGAGACCTGGGAGGAGCGACTGGAGCATCTGCAACGTCTGCGTGACCTCCAGGACCGCACTGGCGGCTTTACCGCCTTTATCCCCTGGCCCTTCCAGCCCGACAACACCGCCCTAGCCGAGGCCATCCAGAAAGAGCAGGGCATGACCAAAGCCTCTGCCTTTGCCTATCTGCGCACGCTGGCCCTGAGCCGCATCTTTCTTGATAATTTTGCCAATGTGCAGGCTTCCTGGGTCACCCAGGGGCCGAAGATAGCCCAGCTCTCCCTCTTCTTCGGGGCCAATGATTTCGGCTCCACCATGATTGAGGAGAACGTGGTCGCCGCCGCAGGGGTGCATTTCCGCCTGTCCGAGCAGGAGATCCGGCACTTGGTCACGGATGCGGGCTTCACTCCGCAACAACGACTCATGGACTACACCCCGGTCGGACAAAAAACAAAACAGTGA
- a CDS encoding type II toxin-antitoxin system VapC family toxin, producing the protein MNFLLDTDICIYLINKRPPSVISRFKQYQPGDIGISVITVSELEYGVAKSIRLEENQQHLEAFLAPFELLPYTAETVRTYGAIRADLEKRGEVISPLDMLIAAQALTEELTLVTNNEREFRRIPGLQIENWALS; encoded by the coding sequence ATGAACTTTTTACTTGATACAGATATCTGCATCTATCTCATCAATAAACGCCCGCCCTCGGTCATCAGCAGGTTTAAACAATACCAACCCGGCGATATTGGAATTTCGGTAATAACCGTGTCCGAACTGGAATACGGGGTTGCAAAGAGTATACGTCTGGAGGAAAATCAGCAACACCTTGAGGCCTTCCTTGCTCCGTTTGAGCTGCTTCCTTATACTGCCGAGACCGTCAGAACCTACGGGGCTATCCGGGCGGATTTGGAAAAACGAGGAGAGGTGATCAGTCCGCTTGATATGCTGATAGCGGCCCAGGCCCTGACCGAAGAGCTGACCTTGGTCACCAATAATGAAAGGGAATTCAGACGAATCCCCGGACTTCAGATTGAGAACTGGGCTCTCTCATAA
- a CDS encoding ubiquinone/menaquinone biosynthesis methyltransferase — MINRSCSLAPSSDLCILTASQDERKEHVRRTFASISHRYDFLNGLLSLLLDRCWRRRTARSLRDIPEGPILDLCAGTLSMSRELARQAPDRHIYALDFCENMLKAGVKKLEDDPYLSRIFPICGDGEAIPAGGNIFSGCTVAFGLRNLVNRRQGLAEIHRVLRPGGRLLILEFSRPTNRLFKPFYTYYLHHIMPCIAGVCAENREAYKYLAQSIALFYEPEELLTMMREAGFTAVERKQLTLGIVSIYRGIKPPGGR, encoded by the coding sequence ATGATTAACAGGTCCTGCTCTCTTGCCCCCTCCTCTGACCTCTGCATACTCACGGCCTCTCAGGATGAAAGAAAGGAGCATGTGCGCCGGACCTTCGCCTCTATCAGCCATCGCTATGATTTCCTGAACGGCCTGCTCTCCCTGCTGTTAGACCGCTGCTGGCGCCGGCGCACTGCCCGTTCGCTCCGCGATATCCCGGAAGGTCCGATACTGGACCTCTGCGCCGGAACCCTGTCCATGTCCAGGGAACTTGCCCGCCAGGCGCCGGACCGGCACATTTATGCTCTGGATTTCTGCGAGAACATGCTTAAAGCCGGGGTGAAAAAGCTGGAGGATGATCCGTATCTATCAAGGATCTTCCCCATCTGCGGAGATGGTGAGGCGATTCCGGCAGGTGGGAACATCTTCAGCGGCTGTACTGTGGCCTTCGGCCTCCGCAACCTTGTCAACCGCCGACAGGGCCTGGCCGAGATCCACCGGGTTCTTCGTCCCGGAGGCAGATTGCTGATCCTGGAATTTTCCCGTCCCACCAATAGGCTATTTAAGCCCTTCTACACCTACTATCTCCATCATATCATGCCCTGCATCGCCGGAGTCTGTGCAGAAAACAGAGAGGCATACAAATATCTTGCCCAATCCATTGCTTTGTTTTATGAACCAGAGGAGCTGCTTACCATGATGCGGGAGGCGGGCTTCACTGCGGTGGAGCGCAAACAGCTGACCTTGGGGATTGTTTCAATCTATAGAGGGATAAAACCACCGGGAGGCAGGTGA
- a CDS encoding type II toxin-antitoxin system VapC family toxin, producing MLLLDTCALLMLAGRREDIPDKAIKKLTAQADELFISAISSFEIVLKNRLGKLILPMDAEEWYCKAVEGYAIEEIPVSSTIAMKSASLPFLHKDPCDRIIIATALEHRMPIITADQVIPQYTGIKVIW from the coding sequence ATGCTCCTGCTGGACACATGCGCCCTGCTGATGCTTGCCGGTCGCCGGGAAGATATTCCTGACAAGGCCATAAAGAAACTTACAGCGCAGGCTGACGAACTCTTTATTTCAGCGATATCCTCCTTTGAAATTGTTCTGAAAAACCGACTCGGAAAGCTTATCCTGCCCATGGATGCCGAGGAATGGTATTGCAAGGCGGTCGAAGGCTATGCAATAGAAGAGATACCGGTCAGTTCAACTATCGCTATGAAATCAGCATCCCTGCCTTTCCTTCATAAGGATCCCTGTGACAGGATTATCATTGCCACTGCATTGGAACACAGGATGCCGATTATTACCGCAGATCAGGTTATTCCTCAATATACCGGCATCAAAGTGATTTGGTAA
- a CDS encoding menaquinone biosynthesis protein produces MIHFGMVNYINTAPIYEIWKEQVQRPDWSVTEAPPARLNTLLAAGELDLGFVSCYEYAARPEQYRIMADLSISATGPVGSVFMFSSVPPEQLDGKQVLMTGQSDTSVWLLRIILEDFFKVRPQYSRGEIFAEPAPQDEPAAVLAIGDEALRLATAKDSPYPVHIDLAEFWHQQTGLPFVFSVCAVREELLARDEEGVRELHQTLLSCRDQGSQRLPEIAERAARRIPMDPSACLAYLQAIEYNLGPAKLAALEEFFSRLIQHGAASEKALPLKIFS; encoded by the coding sequence ATGATACATTTCGGCATGGTGAATTACATTAACACCGCACCGATCTACGAGATCTGGAAGGAACAGGTGCAGCGCCCGGACTGGTCCGTGACCGAGGCACCGCCTGCCCGGCTTAATACGTTGCTGGCAGCCGGAGAGCTGGACCTCGGCTTTGTCTCCTGCTACGAGTATGCGGCCCGCCCGGAGCAGTACCGGATCATGGCGGATCTTTCTATTTCCGCCACAGGGCCGGTGGGCAGCGTGTTCATGTTTTCCTCAGTTCCGCCGGAACAGTTGGATGGCAAGCAGGTGCTCATGACCGGTCAGTCCGACACTTCGGTCTGGCTCCTGCGTATCATCCTGGAGGATTTTTTCAAGGTCAGACCCCAGTACAGCCGGGGAGAGATCTTTGCCGAGCCCGCCCCACAGGACGAACCCGCAGCCGTGCTCGCCATCGGCGACGAGGCCCTGCGCCTGGCAACAGCTAAAGACTCACCCTATCCGGTCCATATCGATCTGGCCGAATTCTGGCACCAGCAGACCGGCCTGCCCTTTGTCTTTTCAGTCTGCGCCGTGCGCGAGGAGTTACTGGCAAGGGACGAAGAGGGCGTGCGGGAGCTGCACCAAACCCTGCTCTCCTGTCGTGATCAGGGAAGCCAACGTCTGCCGGAGATTGCCGAGCGGGCAGCCCGCCGTATCCCTATGGACCCGAGCGCCTGCCTTGCCTATCTCCAGGCGATAGAATATAACCTCGGCCCGGCAAAGCTCGCGGCCCTGGAAGAATTCTTCAGTCGCCTGATTCAGCACGGGGCGGCATCAGAGAAGGCACTGCCCCTGAAAATTTTTTCATGA
- a CDS encoding AAA family ATPase, whose protein sequence is MVANSSKILILGSNIKITNLPVKEVSLLQEGSLPAYGYNPGDNIDLLAGPVSVEKGRLEQCLTWLNSYLAESGLTPQIDSLSYGSEKQVYQTFKRQKTGGKDDRDGWFMVNQLLPSEERLKKSSDFVISEYECSVVGNNTGMVLIDDSGVPPQVCDDMMALNPDMWCIAMGISVAHWQQWAKRLGKRFSLFCRLSDLETTRMEMDSAVTWESIVAMCLRALKASEVGLWDPLNNRFLCHVVVEMFPHAILYVGPDDTFFRYRKGMLPKKSSFKKRGSVPCYDTMVTAMLTMNIFRYNCLDFCRNCFFAFSKQVLVNWKVLNDHGYLFDGQLKLPKLDFGSVCPADWPCSVSECGENRSCRVRGAWRQTQASGCQYDCPCASPEMIRKDPNFVELPSASTEFEKNLTLVSSQCWGEEKKKALRSFFHRRYESHCNLQSDGVRYAGHIDTIISVLQYLKEEVNRGAGFDNLPMFQIGHLRTTDPAEIDPVVTLHQVMDSYVSKESVLRPLCIGIFGPPGSGKSFAVKQVASEIARYHEGNPFDFFEFNLTQFASPEEINSAIDPVRASVARGRVPIAFWDEFDCRYNGDEFGYLRFFLPSMQDGVTYVHGIPYHIGRAIFVFAGGVKASWEGMEDLLSPNNPERLKRARILKIPDFMSRLRVVLDIDGIEIPAHLLQESATDEDLEELRRILHKRALIISHQMQTHWKKAARKSSGLLLRLLLGEYKFGARSIEAVIEASRAADRLVYGLPELIAPSAARIHANWRVELERRIDHVRKSTGLRAIW, encoded by the coding sequence ATGGTCGCCAATAGTTCGAAAATTCTCATCCTGGGTTCCAATATAAAAATAACCAATCTTCCGGTAAAGGAAGTGAGTTTATTGCAGGAGGGCAGTCTGCCTGCCTATGGTTATAATCCGGGGGATAATATTGATCTTCTGGCTGGCCCTGTGAGTGTAGAAAAAGGACGTCTGGAACAATGCCTGACCTGGCTGAATTCCTATCTTGCTGAGTCTGGTCTCACCCCCCAGATTGATTCCCTGTCGTATGGAAGCGAGAAACAGGTCTATCAAACCTTCAAACGGCAGAAGACCGGTGGAAAAGATGATCGTGACGGCTGGTTCATGGTGAACCAGCTGCTCCCGTCTGAGGAACGTCTGAAAAAATCATCTGACTTTGTGATCAGTGAGTACGAGTGCTCCGTGGTCGGGAATAATACCGGGATGGTCCTGATAGATGATTCCGGTGTTCCTCCGCAGGTCTGTGACGATATGATGGCCTTAAATCCTGATATGTGGTGTATTGCGATGGGGATTTCTGTTGCCCACTGGCAGCAATGGGCCAAACGGCTTGGAAAGCGTTTCTCCCTGTTCTGTCGCCTTTCAGATCTGGAAACCACCCGGATGGAGATGGACTCAGCTGTTACCTGGGAAAGCATTGTGGCGATGTGCCTGCGGGCCCTGAAAGCAAGCGAGGTTGGGCTCTGGGATCCGCTGAACAATCGCTTCCTCTGCCATGTTGTTGTTGAGATGTTTCCGCATGCCATTCTCTATGTCGGCCCGGATGACACTTTTTTTCGCTATCGCAAAGGCATGTTGCCGAAAAAGAGCTCGTTTAAAAAACGCGGCTCTGTTCCCTGTTACGATACGATGGTCACGGCCATGCTGACCATGAACATCTTTCGCTATAACTGTCTTGATTTCTGCCGCAATTGTTTTTTTGCTTTTTCAAAGCAGGTCTTGGTGAACTGGAAGGTGTTGAATGATCATGGATATCTTTTTGACGGACAACTGAAGTTGCCCAAGCTGGATTTCGGCTCGGTTTGTCCGGCAGATTGGCCCTGCTCGGTCAGTGAATGCGGTGAGAATCGCTCTTGCCGCGTACGGGGGGCATGGCGGCAAACCCAGGCTTCTGGGTGTCAATATGATTGTCCCTGCGCTTCTCCGGAGATGATCAGGAAGGACCCAAATTTTGTTGAATTACCCAGTGCATCTACCGAATTTGAAAAAAATCTAACCTTGGTATCCAGTCAATGCTGGGGGGAGGAAAAGAAAAAGGCACTGCGTTCCTTTTTTCATCGGAGGTATGAATCCCATTGTAACCTGCAAAGCGACGGGGTTCGCTATGCAGGCCATATTGACACCATCATTTCCGTGCTACAGTACCTAAAAGAAGAGGTCAATCGAGGTGCCGGTTTTGATAATCTGCCGATGTTTCAAATAGGTCACCTGCGGACCACGGACCCGGCGGAAATTGATCCGGTTGTCACCTTGCATCAGGTTATGGATTCCTATGTATCCAAGGAGTCGGTTCTTCGGCCCCTTTGTATAGGAATATTCGGACCTCCCGGCTCAGGGAAATCCTTTGCTGTTAAGCAGGTTGCCAGTGAGATAGCCCGTTATCACGAAGGGAATCCCTTCGATTTCTTTGAGTTTAATTTGACTCAATTTGCCAGCCCGGAGGAAATTAACTCGGCAATTGATCCGGTCAGGGCTTCTGTGGCCCGAGGCCGGGTGCCTATCGCCTTCTGGGATGAATTTGACTGCCGATATAATGGTGATGAATTCGGTTATCTGCGCTTTTTTCTGCCCTCAATGCAGGATGGCGTAACCTATGTTCACGGTATTCCTTACCATATAGGGCGGGCTATCTTTGTCTTTGCAGGCGGTGTGAAGGCAAGCTGGGAAGGGATGGAGGACCTACTCTCCCCGAACAATCCTGAACGATTGAAAAGGGCTAGAATATTAAAAATACCTGATTTTATGAGCCGTCTTCGGGTGGTCCTGGATATTGACGGTATTGAAATTCCTGCCCATCTCTTGCAGGAATCAGCCACTGACGAGGATTTGGAAGAACTGCGTAGGATACTCCATAAACGTGCTCTGATTATCTCTCACCAGATGCAGACACATTGGAAAAAGGCTGCGCGGAAAAGTTCTGGGCTCCTGCTCCGCCTCCTCCTGGGTGAGTATAAATTTGGTGCCCGATCCATAGAGGCGGTGATTGAGGCCAGTCGGGCAGCTGATCGTCTGGTTTATGGCCTGCCGGAGCTGATCGCTCCGTCTGCGGCTCGTATCCATGCCAATTGGCGAGTGGAGCTGGAGCGTCGGATTGATCATGTTCGTAAGTCTACAGGGTTACGTGCTATTTGGTGA
- a CDS encoding GNAT family N-acetyltransferase: protein MDYKQYTIRTMARDEVDLAVEWAAQEGWNPGLHDADCYFAADPNGFLLGLLDGEPIATISAVSYSASFGFLGFYIVKPEHRGKGYGLRLWNVALEYLKRRNIGLDGVIAQQENYKKSGFKLAYRNIRYQGIGGGSDPQDANIVPLSTLPFDMVKQYDRPFFPNDRPQFTQAWINQPGCHALGIMHGGNLAGYGVIRPCRTGYKIGPLFADSPELAESLFLALKSKVAATETIFLDTPEVNPAAVVLGLSTMT, encoded by the coding sequence ATGGATTACAAACAATACACCATCAGAACGATGGCCCGAGACGAGGTGGACCTTGCTGTTGAATGGGCAGCCCAAGAGGGCTGGAATCCTGGGCTGCACGATGCAGACTGCTATTTTGCAGCTGATCCGAATGGTTTTCTGCTTGGCCTGCTTGACGGGGAGCCCATTGCCACTATCTCTGCTGTCAGCTACTCGGCCTCCTTTGGTTTTCTTGGCTTCTACATCGTGAAACCGGAGCACCGAGGCAAGGGCTATGGCCTGCGCCTCTGGAACGTAGCCTTGGAATATCTCAAAAGACGAAACATCGGTCTTGATGGGGTTATTGCTCAGCAGGAAAACTACAAAAAGTCTGGATTCAAACTGGCCTATCGCAACATTCGCTACCAAGGCATAGGTGGAGGAAGCGACCCGCAGGATGCGAACATCGTCCCCCTCTCCACCCTGCCCTTTGACATGGTGAAGCAATATGATCGCCCCTTTTTCCCGAATGACCGACCCCAGTTCACCCAGGCCTGGATCAACCAACCAGGATGCCATGCCCTGGGGATCATGCATGGAGGAAATCTTGCAGGCTATGGCGTTATCCGGCCATGCCGCACGGGCTATAAAATAGGCCCTCTTTTCGCGGACTCCCCTGAGCTGGCAGAATCTCTCTTTCTTGCCCTCAAATCCAAAGTTGCGGCAACAGAGACTATCTTTCTCGATACGCCCGAGGTCAATCCAGCGGCGGTGGTTCTGGGGCTGAGCACCATGACATGA
- a CDS encoding pentapeptide repeat-containing protein: MNELSENGLNISRPVSVWNKDISLEPRKFLQGIGKMVIEGVCQDWSDLGSAAVDTLDALGLARKPGDLAWLLIYRSLAAALFDLVKNSSDLFRNRPDEEQLKALSTRFEEQMGRAEVTITPEFFDRPGELPLLKDLQEPVAAWLQGLGAKQTDAEQIACRLPDYFVFALHETWRKAPQDYAELKQHFDSPFTRATDDVLSWQLYKQWLQRQVSDRMFAEAFGVDKVYVPLRGYYEEKEQDEERGPELAPQRDAAKRIVVDLESEFRSWLDNFAAGPAVRFISGGPGSGKSTFAKIFAARIARETDISCLYIPLHLFDATASLTDAMESHIRNNRFLSGNPLAAKEGKDRLLLIFDGLDELALQGKAASEVANNFVDEVLRRIQEYKSQGLHRQVIITGRTIAVQEVAAKLREHRQITHVLPYFVAEEEREEYEDPARLLECDQRQLWWQQYGAAAGKGYAGLPAELAREHLAEITAQPLLNYLVALSYDSEKFTFTDETTLNEIYAHLINKVYCRQYEDGGRVSACTGGLDEKDFIRVLEEIALAVWHGDGRTATVAGIRKKCKSGGIERYLERFQEGAKAGVTRLLTAFYFRQSDSRQDGDPTFEFTHKSFGEYLTALRIVRVLRQMEKQRRRRQEDPDDGWSEKEALQHWTGFSAVTEMDKDLLRFISNEFRAMTKEELRALQAMVRELLSYTINQGLPFPDAFLSKGFKEHLRLARNAEDALLAVHFHIAELTKQISRLALESDRAFGEWFGRLRGMSVRAGYLGFLDLSGYTLEGLDFFQANFAMSSLEGTVLHTSNFVGANLSGVNFERAMVAQVNLREANLAGANLKGADLRLANLQAAKLEVANLEGADLDGAVLTGTILEKKEG, translated from the coding sequence ATGAACGAACTTTCTGAGAACGGACTCAATATCAGCAGGCCGGTTTCTGTCTGGAACAAGGACATCAGTCTTGAACCGAGGAAGTTTCTGCAAGGTATCGGCAAGATGGTGATCGAAGGGGTGTGCCAAGATTGGAGTGACTTAGGCTCGGCTGCCGTGGACACCCTGGATGCACTTGGTCTGGCCAGGAAGCCCGGCGATCTGGCCTGGTTATTAATATACCGCTCCCTGGCAGCCGCTCTTTTTGATTTGGTGAAGAACTCCTCTGACCTGTTCCGCAATCGCCCTGATGAAGAACAGCTCAAAGCCCTTTCCACCCGTTTTGAAGAGCAAATGGGCCGGGCCGAGGTGACCATTACCCCGGAGTTCTTTGACCGGCCCGGCGAGCTGCCGCTGCTCAAGGATTTGCAAGAGCCTGTAGCTGCCTGGCTGCAAGGACTGGGTGCCAAGCAGACAGATGCCGAGCAGATCGCCTGCCGCCTGCCGGATTACTTTGTCTTTGCCCTCCATGAAACATGGCGCAAGGCCCCGCAGGACTATGCCGAGCTGAAGCAGCATTTCGACAGCCCCTTCACCCGCGCCACAGACGACGTCCTGAGCTGGCAGCTCTATAAGCAATGGCTGCAACGCCAGGTCAGCGACCGGATGTTTGCCGAGGCATTCGGTGTGGATAAGGTCTATGTGCCGTTGCGGGGATATTACGAGGAAAAGGAGCAGGACGAGGAGCGGGGCCCGGAGCTTGCGCCGCAGCGAGATGCGGCCAAACGGATCGTGGTTGATCTGGAAAGCGAGTTCCGCAGCTGGCTGGACAACTTCGCGGCAGGCCCGGCAGTGCGTTTCATCAGCGGCGGGCCGGGTTCGGGCAAGTCCACCTTTGCCAAGATATTCGCCGCCCGGATCGCCAGGGAAACCGACATCTCCTGCCTGTATATCCCCCTGCATCTCTTTGATGCGACAGCCAGTCTGACCGATGCAATGGAGAGCCATATCAGGAACAACCGTTTCCTGTCCGGCAATCCGCTGGCTGCCAAAGAGGGCAAAGACCGGCTCCTGCTCATCTTTGACGGCCTGGACGAACTGGCTTTGCAGGGCAAGGCCGCCTCGGAAGTCGCCAATAACTTTGTTGATGAAGTGCTGCGCCGCATCCAAGAATATAAGAGCCAGGGCCTGCACCGGCAGGTCATTATCACCGGGCGGACCATCGCGGTGCAGGAGGTGGCGGCCAAGCTGCGCGAGCACCGGCAGATAACGCATGTTCTGCCCTATTTTGTTGCGGAAGAGGAGCGTGAGGAATACGAAGACCCGGCCAGGCTGCTTGAGTGTGATCAGCGGCAGCTATGGTGGCAACAGTACGGCGCGGCTGCGGGCAAGGGCTATGCGGGCCTGCCTGCGGAGCTGGCGCGGGAGCATCTGGCTGAGATCACGGCCCAGCCCCTGCTCAATTATCTGGTCGCTCTCAGCTATGACAGTGAGAAATTCACGTTTACCGATGAGACCACACTGAATGAAATTTATGCTCATCTAATCAATAAAGTCTATTGCCGCCAGTACGAAGACGGCGGACGGGTGAGTGCCTGCACGGGCGGGCTGGATGAGAAAGACTTCATCCGGGTCTTGGAAGAAATCGCCCTGGCGGTCTGGCATGGGGACGGGCGCACGGCCACGGTTGCCGGGATTCGGAAAAAGTGCAAGTCAGGCGGCATTGAACGCTATTTGGAGCGATTCCAAGAAGGGGCCAAGGCAGGCGTGACCCGCCTGCTCACCGCCTTCTACTTCCGGCAGAGCGACAGCCGCCAGGACGGCGACCCGACCTTTGAGTTCACCCATAAGAGCTTTGGTGAATACCTGACAGCCCTGCGTATTGTCCGGGTTTTGCGGCAGATGGAGAAGCAACGCAGACGGCGGCAGGAAGACCCGGATGACGGCTGGTCGGAAAAGGAGGCCTTGCAGCACTGGACCGGCTTTTCTGCGGTCACAGAGATGGACAAAGACCTGCTGCGCTTTATCAGCAATGAGTTCCGGGCCATGACGAAAGAGGAGCTGCGAGCCTTACAGGCTATGGTGCGGGAACTGCTCAGTTACACCATTAACCAGGGCCTGCCTTTTCCTGATGCGTTCTTGAGCAAAGGCTTTAAGGAGCACCTTCGCTTGGCCCGAAATGCGGAAGATGCATTGCTGGCCGTCCATTTTCATATTGCGGAACTGACTAAGCAAATTTCAAGGCTGGCACTGGAGTCGGATAGAGCCTTTGGGGAATGGTTTGGGCGATTGAGAGGAATGAGTGTGCGTGCAGGCTATCTGGGATTTTTGGATTTATCCGGCTATACTCTTGAAGGGCTGGATTTCTTTCAGGCAAACTTTGCCATGTCTAGTCTTGAAGGCACCGTATTGCATACTTCAAATTTTGTAGGAGCAAATTTGAGCGGAGTAAATTTTGAAAGAGCGATGGTTGCTCAAGTCAATTTACGGGAGGCAAATCTTGCAGGAGCAAATCTCAAGGGTGCAGACCTTCGTTTAGCTAATTTGCAAGCAGCGAAGCTGGAAGTGGCCAATTTAGAGGGAGCGGACTTAGACGGTGCTGTTCTCACAGGCACCATCCTGGAAAAGAAGGAGGGGTAG
- the vapB gene encoding type II toxin-antitoxin system VapB family antitoxin, producing the protein METARLFTNGRSQAVRLPKEFRFKGKEVFIKRTGAGILLLPKEESVWDIWEQTLLQGEEPILSERNQAKEQQHREGLDELFT; encoded by the coding sequence ATGGAAACAGCAAGATTATTTACCAATGGTCGCAGTCAGGCTGTCCGCCTGCCCAAGGAATTTCGTTTCAAAGGCAAAGAGGTTTTTATAAAAAGGACAGGAGCCGGTATCCTGCTGCTCCCGAAAGAAGAGTCTGTCTGGGACATCTGGGAGCAAACGCTTCTTCAGGGCGAGGAGCCCATTCTGTCAGAACGGAATCAGGCAAAGGAACAGCAGCATCGGGAAGGACTGGATGAACTTTTTACTTGA